A genomic segment from Peribacillus sp. ACCC06369 encodes:
- the ruvA gene encoding Holliday junction branch migration protein RuvA encodes MYDYIKGKVDYIGPEYIVVENGGIGYQVMTPNPFIFSAQYQKEIQVFLYHYVREDMAAFYGFQTRQEKALFTKLLNVTGIGPKGALAILASGQVDQVVQAIENEDESFLVKFPGVGKKTARQMILDLKGKLENIIPDAFPSLFNEGVTAALSPNGYSEELDEAILALKALGYSEKEIQKVAKKLQTEDMTTEQYIKKALQMMLR; translated from the coding sequence TTGTATGATTATATAAAAGGCAAGGTCGATTATATTGGACCTGAATACATAGTTGTGGAAAATGGGGGGATCGGATATCAAGTGATGACACCGAATCCTTTTATTTTTTCCGCTCAATACCAGAAAGAGATCCAAGTTTTTTTGTATCATTATGTGCGTGAGGATATGGCTGCATTTTACGGTTTCCAGACTCGTCAAGAAAAGGCATTATTCACAAAACTATTGAATGTAACCGGAATCGGGCCGAAGGGTGCACTAGCCATATTAGCATCAGGACAGGTTGATCAGGTGGTGCAGGCAATCGAAAATGAAGATGAGTCGTTCTTGGTGAAATTCCCGGGAGTCGGTAAGAAAACGGCACGGCAAATGATTCTCGATCTAAAAGGAAAACTTGAGAACATTATTCCGGATGCTTTTCCAAGCTTGTTTAACGAAGGCGTCACGGCTGCACTCAGTCCAAATGGTTATTCGGAGGAATTGGATGAAGCCATTCTTGCCTTGAAGGCTCTTGGTTATTCTGAAAAGGAAATCCAAAAGGTTGCTAAGAAATTGCAGACGGAAGATATGACGACCGAGCAATATATTAAGAAAGCATTGCAAATGATGTTAAGATAA
- a CDS encoding intercompartmental signaling factor BofC, producing MTNQLRIQFFMILFILPFCLTVFAEEPVQKENEPIERKVILQRMYLDGELSEEKLTEKIWSMEDFWSKYQGWKVVDQNEEQIVLKKIENDISPLLKANGYLGMREDGTLSIFIGRPEHAKIIHTFYQIDVGKLEVYKQEELQKGIPIMNKDQYKQLIKEYEPYSLN from the coding sequence TTGACTAATCAACTAAGAATCCAATTTTTCATGATCCTATTCATATTGCCATTTTGCTTAACCGTTTTTGCTGAAGAACCAGTTCAAAAGGAAAATGAACCAATTGAAAGGAAGGTCATCCTTCAGCGTATGTATCTGGATGGCGAGTTAAGTGAGGAGAAATTGACAGAAAAAATTTGGTCGATGGAAGACTTTTGGTCAAAATATCAAGGATGGAAAGTAGTCGATCAAAATGAAGAGCAGATTGTCCTTAAGAAAATAGAAAATGACATATCTCCGCTTTTAAAAGCGAATGGATACCTTGGGATGAGGGAAGATGGTACGTTATCCATTTTTATAGGAAGGCCGGAGCACGCCAAAATCATTCATACTTTCTACCAAATAGACGTTGGTAAACTTGAAGTATACAAGCAGGAGGAACTGCAAAAAGGGATACCGATCATGAATAAAGACCAATATAAACAGCTCATTAAAGAATATGAGCCATATTCGTTAAATTAG
- a CDS encoding YhcN/YlaJ family sporulation lipoprotein: MQKIKWALPLYTVLAAVSLVGCANNDTAENENITNDTGYHSTEKDVLVRNINYRNMAQGLYDKDDAYSERDRNYHGHESKPLRARSSYYNSYEGTLADKVNVVANEVGSVADARTIIMKDEMLVALLLDDYSQAKGVKERIKKEIGPLSNGRTIHVTTDEGVYFRTMTLDNNLRDGDTREMIIQDANDMFDNLNIHEDHLK, translated from the coding sequence GTGCAGAAAATAAAATGGGCACTGCCGCTTTACACGGTATTAGCCGCCGTCAGTTTGGTTGGATGTGCTAATAATGATACAGCGGAGAACGAAAATATCACGAATGATACAGGGTACCATTCAACTGAAAAAGATGTATTGGTACGAAACATCAATTATCGGAATATGGCCCAAGGTCTATACGATAAAGATGATGCATACAGTGAACGTGACCGTAATTACCATGGCCATGAAAGTAAACCGCTTAGGGCACGATCATCTTATTATAATTCTTATGAAGGCACTTTAGCTGACAAAGTTAATGTGGTCGCCAATGAAGTGGGGTCGGTCGCCGATGCCAGGACAATCATCATGAAAGACGAAATGCTGGTTGCCTTGCTGCTTGACGACTACAGTCAAGCAAAAGGTGTCAAAGAAAGGATCAAGAAGGAAATCGGCCCCCTTTCTAATGGCCGGACCATACATGTCACCACCGATGAAGGTGTCTATTTCAGGACGATGACACTTGATAACAATCTTCGTGATGGCGATACGAGGGAAATGATCATTCAGGATGCCAATGACATGTTCGATAACCTTAACATTCACGAAGACCACTTAAAGTAA
- a CDS encoding phosphotransferase: MTTNYQGDSVFNTRLLSYLNRKPKNVQHLQSSVYLITFDKGHPIILKGFDSFEKWDRQRELTTLLKQKGFHQTYYIHQNLMPFQFKGKWYGSMDYFQPNKKKFRFSNHKDRLEGIQLLESFHDVSEHLSINAPVFNQFKKWKERLSLFKKNFSYVRQYVSEDTIKEWIRWGEWALEGFEKNQSLWNEEKKVIIHGDCAHHNFLRRADGTLTLIDFDLMASAPRCIDYLQYANRISHHLEDAATTMWEVPQLQRYQSDLAFLYALTYPTDIFREWNRLNKSSSQLHSVWKMTVEGFSERMQMNEKLEKKISSLNRK, from the coding sequence ATGACTACTAATTATCAAGGAGACAGTGTTTTTAACACTCGTCTCCTCTCTTATTTAAATCGTAAGCCAAAGAATGTCCAACATCTTCAAAGTAGTGTCTATTTAATAACTTTTGATAAGGGCCACCCAATAATCCTTAAAGGATTCGACAGTTTTGAAAAATGGGATCGGCAAAGAGAATTGACTACTTTGTTAAAACAAAAGGGATTCCATCAAACTTATTATATTCATCAGAATTTAATGCCCTTTCAATTTAAAGGGAAATGGTATGGCAGCATGGACTATTTTCAGCCGAATAAGAAAAAATTTCGATTTTCCAATCATAAAGACCGATTGGAGGGGATTCAGTTACTGGAAAGCTTCCATGATGTGTCGGAACACCTCTCCATTAACGCACCTGTTTTCAATCAATTTAAAAAATGGAAAGAGCGTTTATCACTATTTAAAAAGAACTTTTCTTATGTTCGCCAATATGTTTCCGAAGATACAATCAAAGAATGGATTAGATGGGGTGAGTGGGCACTAGAGGGTTTTGAAAAAAATCAATCTTTATGGAATGAAGAAAAGAAAGTCATCATCCATGGTGATTGTGCCCACCATAATTTCTTGAGGAGAGCAGACGGCACATTGACCTTAATCGATTTTGACCTAATGGCAAGTGCTCCAAGGTGCATTGATTATTTACAGTATGCGAATCGAATTTCGCATCATTTGGAAGATGCAGCCACTACGATGTGGGAAGTGCCGCAATTGCAAAGGTATCAGTCAGACCTGGCCTTTTTATATGCTTTAACTTATCCAACGGATATTTTCCGTGAATGGAATCGCCTTAATAAAAGTTCTTCCCAGCTTCATTCTGTCTGGAAAATGACTGTGGAAGGTTTTTCGGAGCGGATGCAGATGAATGAAAAATTGGAGAAAAAGATTTCTTCCCTAAATAGGAAATAA
- the safA gene encoding SafA/ExsA family spore coat assembly protein, with protein sequence MKIHIVQKGDTLWKLAKKYGVSFEELKKVNAQLSNPDMMMPGMKIKIPGTSGAVIKGTATPNVNIQPGMKESQVQPYQVQPALMKEQPIMQKQPVNEQPKFQQPVKEQPKFQQPVKEQPKFQQPVKEQPKFQQPVKEQPKFQQPVKEQPKFQQPVKEQPKFQQPVKKEQPKFQQPVKKEQQIVQPKPIKEKEMIVPKEVPVPMPVIPEVDINNYYMVNMTNMSVQKPPAPPPLPKKKEEPAVTKKKKKKPAVQPVQEEPVDDCIPVTPIMPGSGYCIQPPPWAQMHMQGMQAPYQDAQGYQAAQETQGYHMMEESSDIWDESPDMQMMGQGFVQGASMNPPSQQHYPYQASAPVPHHFYGGMNQQAQVAGSYMQQDYESPAESPSSNNHNNYPQQYAQTADEEDCGCNKGLLGTYGPEVKGQFQANKKMDSNPKHHPDYHQYQSVQSQQQHQGQYQYDTESVESPQAQPYEGFMMMGGQNGGQPGMMMGGQNGGPPGMMIGGQNGGPPGMMMGGQNGGQPGMMMGGQNGGQSGMMMGGLNGGQPGMMGGQNGGPPGMMMGGQNGGPPGMMMGGQNGGPPGMMMGGQNGGPPGMMMGGQNGGPPGMMMGGQNGGQPDMMGGQNGGPPGMMMGGQNGGPPGMMMGGQNGGPPGMMMGGQNGGPPGMMMGGQNGGPPGMMMGGQNGGPPGMMNGGQNGGQPDMMGGQNGGPPGMMMDGQNGGQPDMMNGGQNGGQPDMMGGQNGGPPGMMMGGQNGGPPGMMMGGQNGGPPGMMMGGQNGGPPGMMMGGQNGGPPDIKESQIGGLPGMMGGQNGSQPWMMGSQNGSQRSMMPGQFGGHPEAMLPGQMGGQPGQFGGVRAPETFGIPTYVDESDDY encoded by the coding sequence GTGAAAATTCATATAGTCCAAAAAGGCGATACACTTTGGAAACTCGCCAAAAAATACGGCGTCAGTTTTGAAGAACTTAAAAAAGTTAACGCACAATTGAGCAACCCGGACATGATGATGCCCGGAATGAAAATTAAAATACCGGGGACATCCGGAGCTGTAATAAAAGGAACGGCTACACCAAACGTGAATATTCAACCGGGAATGAAAGAATCCCAAGTTCAACCGTATCAGGTTCAGCCTGCACTTATGAAAGAGCAGCCAATCATGCAAAAACAGCCGGTCAATGAACAGCCGAAATTTCAACAGCCAGTGAAAGAACAGCCGAAATTTCAACAGCCAGTGAAAGAACAGCCGAAATTTCAACAGCCAGTGAAAGAGCAGCCGAAATTTCAACAGCCAGTGAAAGAGCAGCCGAAATTTCAGCAGCCAGTAAAAGAGCAGCCGAAATTTCAGCAGCCAGTGAAAGAGCAGCCGAAATTTCAACAGCCAGTTAAGAAAGAGCAGCCGAAATTTCAACAGCCAGTTAAGAAAGAACAGCAAATCGTTCAGCCAAAGCCAATAAAAGAAAAGGAAATGATCGTTCCAAAAGAAGTACCGGTACCTATGCCGGTGATTCCGGAAGTTGATATCAATAATTATTATATGGTCAACATGACCAATATGAGTGTGCAAAAGCCTCCTGCACCGCCACCTTTACCAAAGAAAAAGGAAGAGCCGGCAGTCACTAAAAAGAAGAAGAAAAAGCCAGCTGTTCAGCCAGTTCAGGAAGAGCCAGTGGATGATTGTATTCCAGTAACGCCAATCATGCCTGGAAGCGGTTATTGTATTCAGCCGCCACCATGGGCGCAAATGCACATGCAAGGGATGCAAGCCCCATATCAAGACGCTCAAGGGTATCAGGCGGCTCAGGAAACACAAGGTTATCACATGATGGAAGAAAGCTCTGATATTTGGGATGAGTCTCCTGACATGCAAATGATGGGTCAAGGATTCGTTCAAGGGGCAAGTATGAATCCACCAAGCCAGCAACATTATCCATATCAAGCCTCAGCACCCGTTCCGCACCATTTTTATGGGGGAATGAATCAACAGGCTCAAGTAGCAGGTTCATATATGCAACAAGATTATGAGTCACCAGCAGAATCGCCATCTTCAAACAATCACAATAACTACCCTCAGCAGTATGCCCAGACTGCCGATGAAGAAGATTGCGGTTGTAATAAGGGGCTACTTGGAACCTACGGGCCGGAAGTGAAGGGGCAGTTTCAAGCAAACAAAAAAATGGATTCCAATCCAAAACATCATCCAGATTATCACCAATATCAATCCGTACAATCACAGCAGCAACATCAAGGGCAATATCAATATGATACAGAGTCAGTAGAATCGCCTCAAGCGCAACCATATGAAGGGTTCATGATGATGGGCGGTCAAAATGGAGGCCAGCCGGGCATGATGATGGGTGGTCAAAACGGAGGTCCTCCAGGTATGATGATAGGCGGTCAAAACGGAGGCCCTCCAGGTATGATGATGGGTGGTCAAAATGGAGGCCAGCCGGGCATGATGATGGGCGGTCAAAATGGAGGCCAGTCGGGCATGATGATGGGCGGTCTTAACGGAGGCCAGCCGGGCATGATGGGCGGTCAAAATGGAGGTCCTCCAGGCATGATGATGGGCGGCCAAAACGGAGGTCCTCCAGGCATGATGATGGGCGGCCAAAACGGAGGTCCTCCAGGCATGATGATGGGTGGCCAAAACGGAGGTCCTCCAGGCATGATGATGGGTGGCCAAAACGGAGGTCCTCCAGGCATGATGATGGGCGGCCAAAATGGAGGTCAACCAGACATGATGGGCGGTCAAAACGGAGGCCCTCCAGGCATGATGATGGGCGGTCAAAATGGTGGCCCTCCAGGCATGATGATGGGCGGTCAAAACGGAGGCCCTCCAGGCATGATGATGGGCGGTCAAAATGGTGGCCCTCCAGGCATGATGATGGGCGGTCAAAATGGAGGCCCTCCAGGTATGATGATGGGCGGTCAAAACGGAGGTCCTCCAGGCATGATGAATGGCGGCCAAAATGGAGGTCAACCAGACATGATGGGCGGTCAAAACGGAGGTCCTCCAGGCATGATGATGGACGGTCAAAATGGAGGTCAACCGGACATGATGAATGGCGGCCAAAATGGAGGTCAACCGGACATGATGGGCGGTCAAAACGGAGGTCCTCCAGGCATGATGATGGGCGGTCAAAACGGAGGTCCTCCAGGCATGATGATGGGCGGCCAAAACGGAGGTCCTCCAGGCATGATGATGGGCGGTCAAAATGGAGGCCCTCCAGGCATGATGATGGGCGGTCAAAATGGAGGTCCTCCAGACATAAAGGAGAGTCAAATAGGAGGTCTACCAGGCATGATGGGTGGTCAAAACGGAAGTCAGCCGTGGATGATGGGCAGTCAAAACGGAAGTCAGCGGAGCATGATGCCGGGACAGTTTGGCGGTCACCCGGAAGCTATGTTACCTGGACAAATGGGAGGCCAGCCAGGCCAATTCGGGGGCGTTCGTGCGCCTGAAACATTTGGGATACCGACATATGTAGATGAAAGCGATGACTACTAA
- a CDS encoding neutral zinc metallopeptidase, with translation MKWKGRQGSSNVEDKRGMSGKGMAGIGGGVGLVIILIVTLLGGNPSELLGSLNSTDSDNGSNYVETDEEKELAQFVSVVLADTEQVWTDEFRKNGLEYKEPKLVLYSGSVESACGLAGSSVGPFYCPGDMKLYIDLSFYQELKQEFQAPGDFAMAYVIAHEVGHHVQTLLGTTEKAMPDRSKVSETEYNKYSVRLELQADYLAGVWAHHVQGENLLEEGDLEEAMNAASGVGDDRIQKKAQGYVVPDSFTHGTSEQRKRWFNKGFKSGDMNEGNTFKASNL, from the coding sequence ATGAAATGGAAAGGAAGGCAAGGCAGCTCGAATGTCGAGGACAAAAGAGGCATGAGCGGCAAGGGTATGGCTGGGATCGGTGGAGGGGTTGGATTGGTAATCATCTTGATCGTGACGCTCCTTGGCGGTAATCCCAGCGAATTGCTAGGCAGCTTGAACTCCACTGATTCGGACAACGGCAGTAATTATGTGGAAACCGATGAAGAGAAGGAACTTGCGCAGTTCGTATCTGTTGTCCTTGCAGATACGGAGCAGGTCTGGACAGATGAATTCCGTAAAAATGGCTTGGAATATAAGGAACCGAAACTTGTCCTATACTCAGGAAGTGTCGAATCGGCATGCGGGTTGGCAGGTTCATCCGTTGGGCCATTTTATTGTCCAGGTGACATGAAACTATATATTGATCTCAGCTTTTATCAAGAGTTGAAGCAAGAATTCCAGGCACCAGGGGATTTCGCCATGGCCTATGTCATTGCCCACGAAGTCGGACATCACGTTCAGACACTTTTAGGGACAACGGAAAAGGCAATGCCCGATCGTTCAAAGGTCAGCGAGACCGAATATAATAAGTATTCTGTCCGCCTAGAATTACAGGCTGATTATTTGGCTGGAGTTTGGGCACATCATGTCCAGGGAGAGAATTTGCTTGAAGAAGGCGATCTTGAGGAGGCCATGAATGCAGCAAGTGGTGTGGGAGATGACCGTATCCAAAAAAAGGCACAAGGGTACGTGGTTCCAGACAGCTTTACGCATGGTACCTCCGAACAGAGGAAACGGTGGTTCAATAAAGGATTTAAATCCGGTGATATGAATGAAGGCAATACTTTTAAAGCGAGTAATCTTTAA
- the nadA gene encoding quinolinate synthase NadA produces MNILEMASTAGNVLPEKYKTMKKEDMENRVHDIKKRLGNRLYIPGHHYQREEVIQFSDVTGDSLQLAQLSAQNREADYIVFCGVHFMAETADILTEERQTVILPDMRAGCSMADMADIEQTERAWTKLQDLFGETILPLTYVNSTAAIKAFVGKNGGATVTSSNAQGMVSWALSQKERILFLPDQHLGRNTAFDLGIPLNEMAVWDPHKDELIYEGELEDLKVLLWKGHCSVHENFTTANIETLRTEQPEMNIIVHPECRREVVAESDYAGSTSYIINMIEKAEPGSSWAIGTEMNLVKRLIANNPDKNIISLNPNMCPCLTMNRIDLPHLLWALESIEEGIIINPIKVEKSIADNAILALNRMLERV; encoded by the coding sequence ATGAACATATTGGAGATGGCTAGCACAGCAGGAAATGTATTGCCTGAAAAGTATAAAACGATGAAAAAGGAAGATATGGAGAATCGGGTCCATGACATTAAGAAACGGTTGGGGAACCGTCTTTATATCCCAGGTCATCATTATCAACGGGAGGAAGTCATTCAATTTTCGGATGTAACGGGAGATTCACTTCAATTGGCCCAACTTTCCGCGCAAAATCGCGAAGCGGATTATATCGTGTTTTGTGGCGTGCATTTCATGGCTGAAACAGCAGATATTTTGACAGAGGAAAGGCAGACCGTTATCCTTCCTGACATGCGTGCAGGCTGTTCCATGGCAGATATGGCGGATATTGAACAAACGGAACGGGCCTGGACAAAGCTTCAGGATTTATTTGGCGAAACGATCCTTCCGCTAACTTATGTTAATTCGACTGCTGCCATCAAAGCATTTGTAGGAAAAAATGGCGGAGCGACGGTGACTTCTTCAAATGCACAAGGGATGGTCTCGTGGGCCCTCTCGCAAAAAGAACGGATCCTTTTTCTTCCCGATCAGCATCTTGGGAGGAATACAGCCTTTGACCTTGGCATTCCTTTGAATGAAATGGCTGTCTGGGATCCTCATAAAGACGAATTGATTTATGAAGGGGAACTCGAAGATCTGAAGGTACTTCTTTGGAAAGGTCATTGTTCGGTGCATGAAAATTTCACTACGGCCAATATTGAAACGCTTCGGACGGAGCAGCCCGAAATGAATATCATCGTCCATCCCGAATGTCGCCGTGAGGTAGTCGCCGAGTCAGATTATGCGGGTTCGACATCGTACATCATAAATATGATCGAAAAGGCTGAACCAGGTAGTTCTTGGGCAATCGGCACGGAAATGAACCTTGTCAAACGACTTATCGCCAATAATCCTGACAAGAACATCATCTCGTTAAATCCGAATATGTGTCCATGTCTTACGATGAACCGGATTGACCTGCCACATCTGCTTTGGGCGCTTGAATCAATTGAAGAAGGTATAATCATTAATCCGATAAAAGTGGAGAAGAGCATTGCGGATAATGCCATCCTAGCTTTAAACAGAATGCTGGAACGCGTTTGA
- the nadC gene encoding carboxylating nicotinate-nucleotide diphosphorylase has product MNILKLKQMLQQFLMEDIGECDVTSDTIFDQGEQGTLTFIAKEGGVFSGGDVIKTGFALLDEQIEVYLFVQDGEFFVEGQQLAKMTGDMASLLKGERVVLNLVQRMSGIATQAHKATMILAGTKTRACDTRKTTPGLRMLEKYAVRSGGAFNHRYGLYDAVMIKDNHISFAGSITKAVQTVKSKLGHTTKVEVETETIEQVLEAVEAGADIIMFDNRSPEEIKQMVKLVPAHITTEASGGIHLGNLASYRETGVDYISLGSLTHSVKALDISAKVKEREGIMK; this is encoded by the coding sequence ATGAATATATTGAAGCTTAAGCAGATGCTGCAACAATTTTTAATGGAAGATATAGGTGAATGTGATGTAACGAGTGATACGATTTTTGATCAAGGAGAACAAGGGACATTGACATTCATCGCAAAAGAAGGCGGGGTCTTTAGTGGAGGTGACGTCATCAAGACGGGTTTTGCATTGTTGGATGAACAAATCGAGGTTTACCTTTTTGTTCAAGATGGCGAATTTTTTGTAGAAGGACAGCAGCTTGCAAAAATGACCGGCGATATGGCCTCTCTTTTAAAAGGGGAACGGGTGGTTTTGAATTTAGTGCAGCGTATGTCCGGCATTGCGACACAGGCTCATAAAGCTACTATGATTTTAGCGGGTACGAAGACGAGAGCTTGTGATACGAGGAAAACCACTCCGGGCCTGCGGATGCTTGAAAAATATGCGGTCCGTTCCGGCGGTGCATTCAATCATCGATATGGTCTGTATGATGCCGTGATGATAAAGGACAACCATATTTCTTTCGCTGGGTCCATAACGAAAGCGGTTCAAACGGTAAAATCCAAGCTGGGACATACCACTAAAGTGGAAGTGGAAACGGAAACAATCGAACAGGTGCTTGAAGCAGTGGAAGCCGGTGCCGATATCATCATGTTCGATAACCGGAGCCCCGAAGAAATTAAGCAAATGGTCAAATTGGTTCCTGCCCACATCACAACTGAAGCTTCCGGAGGAATCCATTTAGGCAATCTAGCTTCATATCGGGAAACAGGGGTTGATTATATATCGTTGGGCAGCCTGACACACAGTGTCAAGGCACTTGATATTAGCGCAAAGGTCAAAGAACGTGAGGGGATAATGAAATGA
- the nadB gene encoding L-aspartate oxidase gives MVKAEIIVIGSGIAALKTALEASEHKHVILITKSDIRDSNSYLAQGGIAAAISDRDTVSFHKEDTLTAGQRYNKVKVVEKLVEEAPSIIAELIRSGMQFDHDQDGTLMLGMEGAHSERRILHSHGDATGKYIMEHLIGCLKNSSITVIENVAAVELIIGEDDSCIGIKTLDKTGELVTYHAEQTVLATGGCGSLYHFTSNSQTVSGDGIALAFKAGAKVRDMEFIQFHPTLLFINGKAEGLVSEAVRGDGARLVTETGTPIMDDVHSMKDLAPRHIVAQTIFSYLQRGEKVFLDISMIKDFKNRFPTVSSLCEKSGLDLQFGKIPVAPGNHFLMGGIEVDEWGQTSVPSLYAVGEVACTGVHGANRLASNSLLEGLVFGNTLGQLLANMPARSIPEEKELSKSSCQFSFLPDFTTLQEKLMSEAGIVRNEAGLTRMKDYLETFNIEELLQMEVPALSIKEITKINAIIVAWLIAESALTRTESRGGHFRSDYPSEDDSQWLENSVILARTDVKNRVKGRRLYEYIEA, from the coding sequence ATGGTAAAAGCGGAAATCATCGTGATAGGCAGCGGGATTGCTGCCTTGAAAACGGCATTGGAAGCAAGTGAACATAAGCATGTGATACTCATCACAAAATCAGATATCCGTGATAGTAATTCCTATTTGGCTCAAGGCGGGATTGCTGCTGCAATATCTGATCGTGACACAGTATCCTTTCATAAAGAAGATACGCTGACGGCTGGACAGCGATATAACAAGGTGAAGGTAGTGGAAAAACTCGTTGAAGAGGCCCCTTCGATCATAGCTGAACTTATTAGATCCGGTATGCAATTTGACCATGATCAAGACGGCACTCTCATGCTTGGCATGGAGGGCGCCCACAGTGAAAGAAGAATCCTTCATAGTCACGGGGATGCTACCGGAAAGTATATCATGGAACATCTAATAGGGTGCTTGAAAAACTCATCGATCACTGTGATCGAGAATGTGGCTGCAGTTGAGTTGATCATCGGGGAAGATGATTCTTGCATAGGCATCAAAACTCTTGATAAGACAGGGGAGCTAGTAACCTATCATGCAGAACAAACGGTTTTGGCAACAGGCGGCTGTGGTTCCCTATACCATTTCACTTCAAATTCACAAACGGTTTCAGGGGATGGAATCGCACTTGCATTCAAGGCTGGGGCAAAAGTTCGTGACATGGAATTCATCCAGTTTCACCCGACACTGCTTTTTATAAATGGTAAAGCGGAAGGGCTGGTTTCAGAAGCTGTCCGCGGGGATGGTGCAAGATTAGTGACTGAAACGGGAACGCCGATCATGGATGATGTCCATAGCATGAAAGATTTAGCTCCAAGGCATATTGTGGCACAGACGATTTTTTCTTATTTACAGCGCGGTGAAAAGGTATTTTTGGATATTTCGATGATTAAGGATTTTAAAAACCGTTTTCCGACTGTTAGCTCATTATGTGAAAAAAGTGGGCTTGACCTTCAATTCGGGAAAATTCCTGTAGCACCTGGAAACCATTTTCTAATGGGGGGGATTGAAGTGGATGAATGGGGGCAAACCTCTGTACCCTCTTTGTATGCAGTTGGAGAAGTGGCATGCACAGGTGTACATGGGGCGAACCGGTTGGCAAGCAACTCCCTTCTCGAGGGGCTGGTTTTTGGCAATACGCTTGGTCAGCTGCTTGCTAACATGCCAGCAAGGTCGATACCGGAAGAAAAAGAGCTGTCCAAAAGTTCCTGTCAATTTTCCTTTTTACCTGATTTCACGACATTGCAGGAAAAATTAATGAGTGAAGCGGGAATCGTTCGAAATGAAGCGGGTTTAACGCGAATGAAGGATTATCTAGAGACATTTAATATCGAAGAATTGCTGCAAATGGAAGTACCTGCATTATCGATAAAAGAAATAACGAAAATCAATGCCATAATCGTGGCGTGGCTGATTGCCGAATCTGCATTGACCAGAACGGAAAGCAGGGGCGGTCATTTCCGCAGTGACTATCCAAGCGAAGATGACTCCCAATGGCTTGAAAATTCGGTTATCCTTGCTCGCACGGATGTGAAAAATCGAGTGAAAGGGAGACGACTATATGAATATATTGAAGCTTAA